TTCTGTGCGCGGAAATCGCGGCTTGAGATACCTTCAACTTTGATGAATGGGCGGAATACAAGTTCGACGTTGAATTTCTCCGCAATGTCATAATAGGGCGACTTTTCGCTTGTTGGTTTTGGCTGCGAAACCAAAATTTTCTTAATCATCTCTCTTTATCCTAAAAAATGAGTTTCAAATTGTTAATCAGTGCCACATATACGCCTGCCAAACAGATTTGGGGCACGATTTCGAGGGCGCAAAGGTACAAAATTATTTGAAAAAATAGCTTATTTTGTTGGAAAAAGATACTCCAAGTCTTGTAAAAGGACAAAATTTTTGAGAAAATGAATAAAATTGCGAAAAAATATACACTTTTTGAGAGCGGAATGTTGAAATATATGACAATTAGAACAGCGGGGAAAAGCAGTATTGACTGTGCTGCATAGATGAATAACAGGCTCCTCAGAAAGACGATATTTTGTCGTTTTGTGAAGAACACTCGGTTGACAACTGTGTAGAGGAAAACTCTGAACAAATGATATGCCATGAGGATGGCAAAAGCCATTGACAGCAATTCCAACTCGTTTTCTATCCAATAGGCATCTGGCACCATGACCATGGTATATTGAAAGCCTACAGTTACTGAAAGCAATACTGCGAGGACTGACAGGAAGGTCTGGAAATGAACTTCCGATGTTGTCTCGCTGCTTAGGAACGGCTCGTTGAACGATGCGAACAAGAAGTTCTTTGCCTGTCTCTTTAAGAACCTGTGGGAGTGGGCTATTGACACGATGAATACCACAAAGCAAATCAGCAGCAGCGAGGTTATGAAGTCGTCGTTGCTAACAGAGTAGGGTATAAGCTCACCTTCCACACCTTGCTCCGTATGATAACGGCTGGTGTGGAAGGTGGTTGTGTCATTATAAAATGCGCTTTGATTATAAAAAGGATTTTGCATAATCATGTGGCACACGCCCCGAGGGGTAGCTTACAAATGATGAGGACTGTTACAATCCGAACTCACGGCGTATGTCGTCAACACGGTCGAGCTTCTCCCAGGTGAACAGCTCCACGTCGATGGTCTTTGTCTCGTGGTAGTGGCTGGTAAAGGTCTTGCTGATAACCTCGTTCTTGCGTCCCATGTGTCCGTAGGCTGCTGTCTCGAGATACATGGGCTGGCGCAGCTTCAGTGAGCGCTCAATAGCTTTTGGACGCAGGTCGAAGAGTTTCTCAATCTTGCGTGCTATCTCACTGTCGCTCATCTGTACGTTGCTGCGACCGTAGGTGTTGACATAGATGTTCATTGGCTTTGCCACGCCTATGGCATAGCTTATCTGTACCAGCATCTCGTCGGCCACGCCTGCTGCAACCATGTTCTTTGCAATGTGGCGAGCGGCATAGGCTGCAGAACGGTCCACCTTCGATGAGTCCTTGCCAGAGAAGGCACCACCGCCGTGGGCTCCCTTGCCTCCGTAGGTGTCAACAATGATCTTACGACCTGTAAGACCGGTGTCGCCGTGAGGTCCGCCAATGACGAACTTACCCGTAGGATTGACATAGTATTTGATGTCGAGACCGAAGAGGTCGAGCACCTTCTGTGAGTGGATCTGCTGTTTTACTCGTGGGATGAGGATGTTGATGACATCGTCCTTGATCTTTGCCAGCATAGCCTCGTCGTTGGCTTCGCCAAACTCGCTGTTGCCGCCTGCGAGGAACTCGTCGTGCTGAGTAGAGACAACGATGGTATCTATGCGTTCGGGGATGCCGTTGTCACTATACTGGATGGTTACCTGACTCTTAGAGTCGGGACGCAGATAGGTCATCTGCTTACCCTCGCGACGTATGTCGGCAAGTGTTTTTACAATGAGGTGAGCAAGGTCGAGGCTTACAGGCATGTAGTTCTCGGTCTCATTGGTGGCATAGCCGAACATCATTCCCTGGTCGCCGGCACCCTGGTTCTCGTCTTCCTCACGGTCAACACCGCGGTTTATGTCGGCACTCTGCTCATGAATGGCAGTTAAAATGCCGCATGAGTCACCGTCGAACTGATATTCTGCCTTTGTGTAGCCGATTTTCTTTATGATCTTGCGAGCAATGGTCTGCAGGTCGATATATACATCGCTGCGCACCTCACCCATGATGACAACCTGACCTGTCGTAACAAACGATTCGCATGCCACACGAGCCTTGTCGTCATAGGCTAGGAACTGGTCGAGAATAGCGTCGCTTATCTGGTCGGCAACTTTGTCGGGATGTCCCTCCGACACCGACTCTGATGAAAATAGATATGACATAAAAAGAATCTTATTTTTGTTTGTACAAATAAAATAAACTCTAAAGCGGGTGCAAAGTTACGAAAAGTCGAGAGAAGAACAAAACAAACGCGTTTGTTTTTTCTTCCGAGACGAAGTAAATTCGCGACTTTGTCGCAAAGTTACGAAAAAACGAGAGAAGAGCGAAAGAAAAGTTTATTTTTCTTTCCTATTCCGAGTGCTAAGTAACTTCGACGGAGTCAAAGTTACGAAAAAAGCTTGTAAAAGCGAAGCTATTTTGGAAATTCTTTGCAAGCAAAGCGTCCTTTTAGGCCGAGCGAACGCAATTCGACCTGTAATAAAGGCAATACGGGGATTTAGAGCCCCTTGATAAGGGGCGGCTATAATGCAGGGATATGCAAATTTGGGAGGAATAAAGAAGTAGTTAGGTTTTTTATCCGTAACCCAACCAGCACAAGAATCCGGTACGAATCAGTTTTCAAATCATCCATGACTTGATTACTAATGCTAACTCACTATCCTACTGACTCTACAATTGCCAAATGGGGGCCTGTCTCCAATTAGACGGGAACTCCATCATGGTCGGATCTCGGAAGTAACTGATAGCATCAAGAGCTTGTCCTGCCTTATTGGTATCAGCAATCATCAGACCTCTGCCTTGCAGTGTCAGAATCTGCTGTGCCAGTGTCATTGCTTGTTTGGTATATCTCATGTCTATATACAAAAAATGTCCCGCTGGGTACGCTGTTCTTATGGGAAGCGGGCGGGATTTGTCAGTGTGAAGATAGTGCATTTTCTTAAATATACAAACAATTCTGAAGATTTTTTGTTGAAATACGAGTAAAAAGTATTTAAAATCGAAAACTTTTCGTAATTTTGTAACGTGTTTTCGAAAGAGGCACAAGACATATTGGCAATGAATTAGCGTTCGCTATATCTTCTTGTCTCCGAAACGTGGAAAATTTCAACAGACAAGTTGCTTAGGCAACACAGAAGAAAGATGAAGTGAGCGCTCACGTGATAGCGTGGGCGGACTTAATCTTGTGTTGCAGGCAATTTCCACGGCCTCGGAGAGGATGAAGTAAGTTCACGCTTCTTTCATTCCAAGCTGATACGAAAAAAAATATGAGATACTTAGCTACTTTCCTATTGTTCTGCGTAGCCTGCTTGTCTTATTCACAGGAGGTGAGTTATGATAGTTTACAGAACATCAACAAGAACAATTACACACATTTGGTTGGGCAGACTCTGTATGCGCCCAAGGGTGAATTGATTGTTAGAAACCTGTTTTGGTCAAACAAGTCTGGGAAAATTTACAAGCCACACCCAGATTGGGCTCTGTATCCTAAATACAGTACTCCCGATGATGTCCTGAACAAGCATTACCTGATAGAGAAAGTCATTACGAAATCTACACCGCTACTAAAGACTCGATTAACAGAGACTGATGACGTAGTGTATATCAACCTTGATGCTCTTCTCAACTACACGACTTCCCCTGTGATGTTTGTTGATGGCTACATACAGAAATGCAGGCAGCAGTTCCTTAATAGACATTTATATATTGACAAGACCAAATATAAGAGGACTTTGCCTTCTTCATTTAACACAAAGGTTCCTAATCTTGCTTCTTTCTACTGTAACAATATTCGCGTAACCACAACAACAAGTCAGAATCATGGTGGTCTGTTGCTATTATCTGGTAGAGTGACATCAAGCACCCCAACAGAAATCAACGTGGTTGATTATCTGCGATCCCAAGTTAGCAAGAGCAAAGCAGACGAGATGATTCGCCAAAAAGAAATTGAATTGGCGCAAAAAGCAAGAGAAGATTCTATACGTAAGGCAAAAGAGGATTCAATAGCCAGACAAAAGAAATTGGACTATTGCAGAACCCATGAATTCAGCATTGTGCCAACGGATTTAGGTAGTCTTTATTGCAAATACTGTGAAAAATTTGTTGATATCCCTGAGAATCTTATTTGCCTTGGAGCAAACAACGATACCATTATATGGATGGAGGAATTAAAAGGGAAGATAGGTCTCTATTACCCCCATCTCCATAAGGCTGAAATTCCTAAGAGCCTGAAGGATTACGATCAATATAAATATCATTATATGGCTTTTGAGGATAGTTTGAAACAAAAATTCAAAACGACTTCAAAAGTTATAGAAATATACAATTCTAAGAAATACATTGATCATTTGAGTGCAGTAGAGAAAACTGCTCCTTATGGCTTTGTTGGTAAGAGGTCTTGGAGACTTGATTATCGCAATTTATCCCTTTCAATGGAATATGTTAATACCAATAAGAAGACCATAAAATACATAGAGTTATTTTGGCAAACCAAAAACGCAGTAGGCGATGTTCGCAATAGAGGCTCTTTCAAAGGAACTGGACCAGTTAAACAATGGGAATCAGGCTCATGGGATTGGGACAACACATCATATTATGTCGCTCGTGATGTCACTTCTTTTTGGGTGACAAAAATGGTTATCACCTATATGGATGGTACAAAGAAAATCCTGACAGAGAAACAAATTGTATATGACAGCAGGGAATAGATTTTTTATCATGTTATCCTGCGATTCTATATAATTATTGTAAGAAATAATGAATATGGTTAAGAAAATCATCCTCATCATAATCGCAATAGCAGCGGTATCAGCTGGTGGTTATTATGCATATCTCAATGTGTTTAACAACCAATATGTTTTGCAATACGAGAAGAAAACCAATCCAAACTATGACCCATGGAAGCGAACTTACAAGTTCGTTGCTAAGAACGACTCTGTTGCAGCCGAAAAAGCTGTAGAATGGCTGTTATATCAATTTATATTCGACAACCCTGAACTTGAAAAGAGTAAATACCGTTACCAGTATGATAACCTTAGGCTGGATAACGTGACAAAAGACAAATTGGTTCGTGTGCCTGCAGCCCTTATCAGGAAAACATTCTTAGAAGATAGCTCCAGCAAGTATAGCAAATTCGACATACGTGATGTCGATTGGCTAATGTTTGCCGACAAAATGCCTTTTTATACTTACGACATGACAATATGGCTTGACAATCCCTATGAAGATAAACATCTTAGGATAATCGCTGATAACGATTATGACGCAGCGAATAATGCGATTGATACCCTGGCATATTATATAGGTAATAGATGGTATTATGAGAACAGACCTGTTGATGACGTATTGGTTGCCAACACTCTCACTTTGGAGTTTGTACGCTCAAATGCGTGGTTGGCCTG
This region of Prevotella sp. E13-27 genomic DNA includes:
- a CDS encoding DUF4271 domain-containing protein, with the translated sequence MQNPFYNQSAFYNDTTTFHTSRYHTEQGVEGELIPYSVSNDDFITSLLLICFVVFIVSIAHSHRFLKRQAKNFLFASFNEPFLSSETTSEVHFQTFLSVLAVLLSVTVGFQYTMVMVPDAYWIENELELLSMAFAILMAYHLFRVFLYTVVNRVFFTKRQNIVFLRSLLFIYAAQSILLFPAVLIVIYFNIPLSKSVYFFAILFIFSKILSFYKTWSIFFQQNKLFFQIILYLCALEIVPQICLAGVYVALINNLKLIF
- the metK gene encoding methionine adenosyltransferase; translated protein: MSYLFSSESVSEGHPDKVADQISDAILDQFLAYDDKARVACESFVTTGQVVIMGEVRSDVYIDLQTIARKIIKKIGYTKAEYQFDGDSCGILTAIHEQSADINRGVDREEDENQGAGDQGMMFGYATNETENYMPVSLDLAHLIVKTLADIRREGKQMTYLRPDSKSQVTIQYSDNGIPERIDTIVVSTQHDEFLAGGNSEFGEANDEAMLAKIKDDVINILIPRVKQQIHSQKVLDLFGLDIKYYVNPTGKFVIGGPHGDTGLTGRKIIVDTYGGKGAHGGGAFSGKDSSKVDRSAAYAARHIAKNMVAAGVADEMLVQISYAIGVAKPMNIYVNTYGRSNVQMSDSEIARKIEKLFDLRPKAIERSLKLRQPMYLETAAYGHMGRKNEVISKTFTSHYHETKTIDVELFTWEKLDRVDDIRREFGL